Proteins encoded together in one Hymenobacter monticola window:
- the pbpC gene encoding penicillin-binding protein 1C, with protein MLDRLFPLPPAPRYSPIVLAADGSVLHAFLNPTQKWRMKTELAEITPALQQAIIHKEDRYFRYHFGVNPVAIVQAAGRNLFGKGRTTGASTITMQVARLLEPKERTFGNKLQEMLRAVQLEAHYSKAEILQLYLNLVPYGGNIEGVKSAALFYFQQPPDYLSLAQTVTLAIIPNQPRVLVLGKNNDRILAERNRWLRQFQRERLFPNQDVEDAINEPLDAQRHAAPTLAPHLARRLVAQRAGQPIIHSTLRRAPQAKAEDLTQNYVRRLRELGISQAAVLVVNNRTRAVEAYVGSADFQDAAGSGQVDGVRAVRSPGSTLKPFLYALAVDKGIVTPKQKLPDVPTNFSGFRPENFDKSCAGEVTVERALTYSLNIPAVRVLADVGVPVFTDKLRAAGFKSVAKAAPRLGLSTILGGCGATLEELTGLYAALADGGRWRAVRLTSRVTSRAAPLPRRKEPATSERKSSGSPLSRGEGGRGGEVSSGGEALVSPAAAFLITDILAQRTRPDLPMGYQNSRHLPKIAWKTGTSYGRRDAWSIGYNADYTIGVWVGNFNGQGSPALTGADIASPLLFDLFNTLAYNSPNRWAVPPATLDFRLVCAETGLVPGEHCPNQLIDYYLPGTSSARHCEHQKEALVSADGAVAYCRACVPATGFRRQLFPNPLPEVLAFREAQGLPSSRLPPHNPACQLVRTDGGTGAALAITSPLDHAEYVLDRKDKQQMLLSCAAGSEVRQVFWYVNDRFLRAAAATERVFFRPPSGTVKISCADDHGRNVDIQLQVAEL; from the coding sequence TTGCTTGACCGCCTTTTCCCCCTGCCGCCCGCGCCGCGCTACTCCCCCATCGTGCTGGCCGCCGACGGCAGCGTCCTTCACGCCTTTCTGAACCCGACCCAGAAGTGGCGCATGAAAACCGAACTGGCCGAAATCACGCCCGCGCTGCAACAGGCCATTATCCATAAAGAGGACCGGTATTTCCGCTACCATTTTGGCGTGAACCCGGTAGCCATTGTGCAGGCCGCGGGCCGGAATCTATTTGGTAAGGGCCGTACCACGGGGGCCAGCACCATCACCATGCAAGTGGCCCGGTTGCTCGAGCCCAAGGAGCGCACCTTCGGCAACAAGCTGCAGGAAATGCTGCGCGCCGTGCAGTTGGAAGCCCACTACAGCAAGGCCGAAATCCTGCAGCTCTACCTGAACCTGGTGCCCTATGGCGGCAATATTGAGGGCGTGAAGTCGGCCGCGCTGTTCTACTTCCAGCAACCTCCCGATTACCTCTCCCTGGCTCAGACGGTGACGCTGGCCATCATCCCAAACCAGCCGCGCGTGCTGGTACTGGGCAAAAACAACGACCGCATCCTAGCCGAGCGAAACCGCTGGCTGCGACAGTTCCAGCGGGAGCGCCTGTTTCCGAATCAAGACGTTGAAGATGCCATCAATGAGCCGCTGGATGCGCAGCGCCACGCCGCCCCCACGCTGGCCCCGCACCTGGCCCGGCGGCTGGTAGCACAGCGGGCTGGGCAGCCCATCATCCATTCCACGCTCCGGCGCGCCCCGCAGGCCAAGGCCGAGGACCTCACCCAAAACTACGTGCGCCGCCTGCGCGAACTGGGGATTTCGCAAGCCGCCGTGCTGGTCGTGAACAATCGCACCCGCGCCGTGGAGGCCTACGTGGGCTCGGCCGATTTTCAGGATGCGGCCGGCAGTGGGCAAGTCGATGGCGTGCGGGCCGTGCGCTCGCCGGGCAGCACGCTCAAGCCCTTCCTCTACGCCCTGGCCGTCGATAAAGGCATTGTGACGCCAAAGCAGAAGCTGCCCGACGTGCCCACCAATTTCAGCGGCTTCCGGCCCGAGAACTTCGACAAAAGTTGCGCCGGCGAAGTGACCGTGGAGCGCGCCCTCACCTACTCGCTCAATATCCCCGCCGTGCGCGTGCTGGCCGACGTGGGCGTGCCGGTTTTCACCGATAAGCTTCGGGCAGCCGGCTTTAAAAGCGTGGCCAAAGCGGCCCCGCGGCTGGGCCTGAGCACCATTCTGGGCGGTTGCGGCGCCACGCTGGAAGAATTAACGGGCCTGTACGCGGCGCTGGCCGACGGCGGGCGCTGGCGGGCGGTGCGGCTTACCTCACGGGTCACCTCAAGAGCGGCCCCTCTCCCGCGGAGAAAGGAGCCAGCCACCAGTGAACGGAAATCGTCAGGCTCCCCCCTCTCCCGCGGAGAGGGGGGCCGGGGGGGTGAGGTTTCGTCGGGTGGTGAGGCACTAGTCTCCCCCGCCGCCGCCTTCCTCATTACCGACATTCTGGCCCAGCGCACGCGGCCCGACCTGCCCATGGGCTACCAAAACAGCCGCCACCTGCCCAAAATCGCCTGGAAAACCGGCACCAGCTACGGCCGCCGCGACGCCTGGAGCATCGGCTACAATGCCGATTATACCATCGGCGTGTGGGTGGGCAACTTCAACGGACAGGGCAGCCCGGCCCTGACGGGCGCCGACATTGCCTCGCCCCTGCTCTTCGACCTGTTCAACACCCTGGCCTATAACTCGCCCAACCGCTGGGCCGTGCCACCGGCTACACTAGATTTTCGGCTGGTGTGCGCCGAAACCGGCCTCGTGCCCGGCGAGCATTGTCCCAACCAGCTCATCGACTACTACTTGCCCGGCACCTCCTCGGCCCGGCACTGTGAGCACCAGAAAGAAGCGCTGGTTTCGGCTGATGGGGCGGTGGCTTACTGTCGGGCCTGCGTGCCCGCCACCGGCTTCCGGCGCCAGCTTTTCCCCAACCCGCTGCCCGAGGTGCTGGCGTTTCGGGAGGCGCAGGGGCTGCCGTCGAGCCGCCTGCCGCCGCACAACCCCGCCTGCCAGCTGGTGCGCACCGACGGCGGCACGGGCGCGGCCCTGGCCATTACCTCGCCGCTCGACCACGCCGAATATGTACTCGACCGCAAGGACAAGCAGCAGATGCTGCTGAGCTGCGCGGCGGGCAGCGAGGTGCGCCAGGTGTTCTGGTACGTGAACGACCGGTTTCTGCGGGCGGCAGCGGCGACGGAGCGGGTGTTTTTCCGCCCGCCCAGCGGCACGGTCAAAATCTCCTGCGCCGACGACCACGGCCGCAACGTAGACATCCAATTGCAAGTGGCCGAGTTATGA
- a CDS encoding DUF4269 domain-containing protein, with amino-acid sequence MPDFTNPRYIQHGSRRQQRAHAVLTALNLWKVLADFRPVLAGTIPLNIDIAGSDLDVLCEVVPADTQRFTELLQKHYGHRAGFRLKRPVINGEASIVCNFRYRNQEIEVFGQAVPTARQNGFRHLLVEAAVLEAGGKAWRRAVRQLKKQGMKTEPAFANLLRLSGDPYVALLELEGKSIAELRVQMAQHAIICNR; translated from the coding sequence ATGCCCGACTTCACCAACCCGCGTTACATCCAGCACGGCAGCCGCCGACAGCAGCGAGCCCATGCCGTCCTAACGGCGCTGAATTTGTGGAAGGTACTGGCCGATTTCCGGCCGGTGCTGGCCGGCACCATTCCGCTCAATATTGACATTGCCGGGAGTGATTTGGATGTGCTGTGCGAAGTGGTCCCAGCCGACACCCAGCGCTTCACTGAGCTACTCCAGAAACATTACGGCCACCGAGCTGGCTTCCGCCTGAAGCGCCCCGTCATCAACGGCGAAGCATCCATTGTCTGCAATTTTCGCTACCGAAATCAGGAAATTGAAGTATTTGGGCAGGCCGTGCCCACCGCGCGGCAGAATGGCTTTCGCCACCTGCTGGTGGAAGCGGCCGTGCTGGAAGCCGGCGGCAAAGCGTGGCGGCGCGCTGTGCGGCAGTTGAAAAAGCAGGGAATGAAAACAGAGCCCGCGTTTGCCAATTTGTTACGTTTGTCCGGTGACCCTTATGTAGCATTATTGGAGTTGGAGGGCAAAAGCATTGCTGAATTGCGCGTTCAAATGGCCCAGCATGCCATTATTTGTAACCGGTAA
- a CDS encoding efflux RND transporter periplasmic adaptor subunit yields the protein MNKKYLVLGLLGLAACGKKDEEKKNAAPPPTPVTLVAARTTEAVYYDEYPATVTALNVVELRSQVTGFVTGISFKEGDVVPKGKALYEIDRRQYEAAYQQALAGLRSTQANATNAQVNATRYERLASQDAIARQVLDNATTALATARAQVAEAQAGVNIARNNLSFSTITAPFTGRIGISAVRLGSQVGAGTTLLNTISSEDPIGVDIVVTQTDIERFNTLLNSKTSRADSTLRLVLPGGKTYPLPGRIRTIDRGVNSGTATITVRVEFANPNRELKDGMSAVVKVLNTQSGQRIVVPFKAIVEQMGENFVYAATDSSTAQQRKVKLGPRLKDQIVLMEGVKEGDKIVTEGVQKLRDGAKITTEVPKAPPAPGK from the coding sequence ATGAACAAGAAATACCTGGTGCTGGGCCTGTTGGGGCTGGCCGCCTGCGGCAAAAAAGACGAGGAGAAGAAAAACGCCGCCCCGCCCCCCACGCCCGTGACGCTGGTGGCGGCCCGCACCACCGAAGCCGTGTACTACGACGAATACCCCGCCACCGTGACGGCGCTCAACGTGGTGGAGCTGCGCTCGCAGGTGACCGGCTTCGTCACCGGCATTTCCTTCAAGGAAGGCGACGTGGTGCCCAAGGGCAAGGCGCTGTATGAAATCGACCGCCGCCAGTACGAGGCCGCCTACCAGCAGGCGCTGGCCGGCCTGCGCAGCACCCAGGCCAACGCCACCAACGCCCAGGTGAACGCCACCCGCTACGAGCGCCTGGCCAGCCAGGACGCCATTGCCCGGCAGGTGCTCGACAACGCCACCACCGCCCTGGCCACGGCCCGCGCCCAGGTGGCCGAGGCCCAGGCCGGCGTCAACATCGCCCGCAACAACCTGAGCTTTTCCACCATCACGGCGCCGTTCACGGGCCGCATCGGCATCTCGGCGGTGCGCCTGGGCTCGCAGGTGGGCGCGGGCACTACGCTGCTCAACACCATTTCGAGCGAAGACCCAATTGGCGTCGACATCGTGGTGACCCAAACGGACATCGAGCGTTTCAACACGCTGCTCAACTCCAAAACCTCCCGCGCCGATTCGACCCTGCGCCTGGTGCTGCCCGGCGGCAAAACCTACCCCCTACCCGGCCGCATCCGCACCATCGACCGCGGCGTGAACAGCGGCACGGCCACCATCACGGTGCGGGTAGAATTTGCTAACCCCAACCGGGAGTTGAAAGACGGCATGAGCGCCGTGGTGAAGGTGCTGAATACGCAGTCGGGCCAGCGCATTGTGGTGCCCTTCAAGGCCATTGTGGAGCAGATGGGCGAAAACTTCGTGTACGCTGCCACCGACAGCAGCACTGCCCAACAGCGCAAAGTGAAGCTTGGCCCGCGCCTGAAAGACCAGATTGTGCTGATGGAAGGCGTGAAGGAAGGCGACAAAATCGTGACCGAAGGCGTGCAGAAGCTACGCGACGGCGCCAAGATTACCACGGAAGTGCCCAAAGCGCCGCCCGCGCCGGGGAAATAG
- a CDS encoding TolC family protein yields the protein MKQTQLALKPLFRLLLFVPFYAFSQPVLPPDKPLTQQECVAFALQSQPLVRQSLIDQEITKASNQIALAGWLPQVGITGTAQHYFGLPFTIFPNPATGLNEPRQLGVRNVTTVGLSGTQVIYNNDVYLAARSKRFNNQAAQQNTVETRINTVSDVSKGFYDVLLSQRQLDVFAQDIVRLQRNYRDARLRYETGVADKTEYLQAEISLNNSLAGRKQSLEAVNAKLAYLKQLMGLPPERKLALQYDTLKLEQDAVMDTTVALNVANRIEIQQLETQKTLQGLTVDYYRLGFLPSLSAFGNYNSVFQNNEVSEQYRTRFPNSYAGLQLGLPLFTGFRRTQNMRRARLENQRLDEDVANTRNQINTEYATALANYKGYYTEYQLGKRNLEASKEVYNVVNLQYREGIRAYIDLIVAQTTLRTSQLNYYTALFQLLGSKVDLLRAIGELPTDY from the coding sequence ATGAAACAAACACAACTGGCGTTAAAACCGCTGTTTCGATTACTGTTATTTGTTCCCTTCTACGCCTTTTCACAACCCGTTCTTCCGCCCGATAAGCCGCTCACACAGCAGGAATGCGTCGCTTTTGCCTTGCAAAGCCAGCCGCTGGTAAGGCAATCCCTCATCGACCAGGAGATTACTAAGGCCTCAAACCAGATTGCGCTGGCGGGCTGGCTGCCGCAGGTGGGCATCACGGGCACGGCGCAGCACTATTTCGGCCTGCCGTTCACCATCTTCCCCAACCCGGCCACGGGCCTGAACGAGCCGCGCCAGCTGGGGGTGCGCAACGTGACGACGGTGGGGTTGTCGGGCACGCAGGTCATTTACAATAACGATGTGTACTTGGCCGCCCGCAGCAAGCGCTTCAACAACCAGGCGGCCCAGCAAAACACGGTCGAAACCCGCATCAACACCGTTTCCGATGTGAGCAAGGGCTTCTACGACGTGCTGCTCTCGCAACGCCAGCTGGATGTATTTGCCCAGGACATCGTGCGCCTGCAGCGCAACTACCGCGACGCCCGCTTGCGCTACGAAACCGGCGTGGCCGACAAAACCGAGTACCTGCAGGCCGAGATTTCGCTCAACAACTCGCTGGCCGGCCGCAAGCAGTCGCTCGAAGCCGTGAACGCCAAGCTGGCCTACCTCAAGCAGCTCATGGGCCTGCCGCCCGAGCGCAAGCTGGCCTTGCAATACGACACGCTGAAGCTGGAGCAGGACGCCGTGATGGACACCACCGTGGCCCTAAACGTGGCCAACCGCATCGAAATCCAGCAGCTTGAGACGCAAAAAACGCTGCAGGGCCTCACCGTGGACTACTACCGGCTGGGCTTTCTGCCCTCGCTCTCGGCGTTTGGCAACTACAACTCGGTGTTTCAGAACAACGAGGTGAGCGAGCAGTACCGCACGCGCTTCCCCAACTCCTACGCGGGCCTGCAGCTGGGCCTGCCCTTGTTCACCGGCTTCCGCCGCACCCAGAACATGCGCCGCGCCCGCCTCGAAAACCAGCGCCTCGACGAGGACGTGGCCAACACCCGCAACCAGATAAACACGGAGTACGCCACGGCCCTGGCCAACTACAAGGGCTACTACACGGAGTACCAGCTGGGCAAGCGCAACCTCGAAGCCTCCAAGGAAGTGTACAACGTCGTCAACCTGCAATACCGCGAAGGCATCCGGGCCTACATCGACCTCATCGTGGCCCAAACCACCCTGCGCACTTCGCAGCTGAACTACTACACGGCCTTGTTCCAGCTGCTGGGCAGCAAGGTGGATTTGCTCCGCGCCATCGGCGAGTTGCCGACGGATTATTAA
- a CDS encoding alpha-2-macroglobulin family protein, with amino-acid sequence MLARYRFLPLLLVLLAAASCSKKTAQEQAAETAQTDGDEIDPYSNLVFTFDEKVVDEDKQNRWDTTRYVTFSPNIRGKFKWTGDRELTFSPLEPFRPSTVFSASLRPEALPSDKQKLALNRPKFHTPYLSMAAPQVFYGSSKRAAGTAELRANLVFNYPVRPSDVKSRLKVTQGGKPVAVEVNSAEPDDMVAVTFMQDVQPGTPVQIDIAPGLRPAAGTKATEQTLSAQAEIPDQSTLEVRELTGSLLNGQPVVTVLLNQPVRVADVQPYLTVKPAVAFSVEALESGLALRGGFEVGKTYQISLAAGTRGVLGGSLGEEFSQAVSFGDERPSLTFTSSDKAMYLDALGARNLGLRINQVAKVKVTIAKVYANNIQQLLRGEKQYGYPEYDEDEPRESNTDENGDYIDRSFQYYDTENIGNVLSERTISVDALPKDGGLRLLNLDLKALEFQGPMKGLYVIRVQDTERQWLQVSKLVAVTDIGLIVKQGATAGTTVFANSIRTAEPLSGVTVNLVSSNNQVISTTTTDKSGVAQFDSAASMKRFTLGMITATKEADFSFLDLTKSRVETSRYEVGGLTSNAAHYQAFLYGDRNLYRPGDTVRTNAVIRTEDWKTPPTGLPVKIRLLLPSGKEYSSLRQKLSAAGSFESSFILPPTIMTGLYTLEVLTGNDVLLTSRPVSVEEFIPDRLKVTVTAAPAVLRPGQDVTASIAAVNLFGPPAADRKFEVEFSLKQKNFAPKNYPNYSFTINSGEKRRTLDEDGEESSESALTARFEKTVREGATDAAGRGTATYTVPDYRDLGTLEGVAFATVFDETGRPVNRLATFDVQTQAAMFGIASLPDLISTRQALTVKLLALTPAGRPTTAQAEVKVVRKLWETVLERQGGRYVYQSQRREQTILSQTRPVGAETSFSFTPVYSGEYEVRVSRPGAATYVTQQFYAYGYGDTQANSFEVNNEGAVTIEADKPRYNPGETARLLLKAPFAGRILVTVERANVLDHFYVSTDGKAAEVKVPIKGEHVPNVYVTATAVRALDGRDHLPLTVARGFLPLTVEKADSRLPLALAAPAASRSQTWQTVEISTAPRAQVTLAVVDEGILQRNNYQTPDPHAYFYQKRALEVAAFDVYPFILPELGTSSSGGDAADLRRRTNPVPNRRVKLVSKWSGVLTADGDGKVRYRVRVPQFSGTLRIMAVAYKDDAFSSAEATMKVADPVVISTALPRFMSPGDTIDVPVTLTNTTRNSLSVKVGRLLQGPIKALVDTRPEVSQIYQAPFEAREESLVLEPSREGRKSYKFIATGIGNATIVIYVKSPNGKTSEKFSETIELPVRPAASLEKRTGSGVLAGGTTLPLNLKTDFLPASLTSRLVVSRSPLTEFSKDLRYLLQYPYGCLEQTVSAAFPQLYYADLAATLQQKTGAAAKSQRYNPNYHVQEAIRKLESMQLYNGSLSYWPGGDYDNWWATAYAAHFLQEAQQAGFAVNKSVLDKVLKYLAFRLKKRETEPYQYFDVSNIARQRTIASREIAYSLYVLALAGRQDPVALNYYRANRPLLTEDSKVLLACTQSLLGNQRAFRELLPTKFGSERAARRALDGSFYSPIRDLGLILNALVSTDPNNPQIPGMARQLSRQMKAAYWLNTQETSFALLALGKIARQNARSTATASLFLDGKPAGSFTGKDLTLRNVANRNVSIRSAGKGSLYYFWETEGISASGQVHEEDSYLKVRRQFLTRDGLPLGTPTFRQNDLVVVKLTLEAGEAVGVIKNVAVTDLLPAGLEIENPRIGPLRELSWAKDANTPDYLDVRDDRINLFATATGTPQHFYYLCRAVSKGTFKLGPVNADAMYNAEYHSYNGAGVVRVQ; translated from the coding sequence ATGCTGGCCCGTTACCGCTTTTTGCCGCTGCTGCTTGTGCTGCTGGCGGCTGCCTCGTGCTCGAAAAAAACCGCTCAGGAACAAGCCGCCGAAACGGCCCAGACCGACGGCGACGAAATCGACCCCTATTCCAACCTGGTGTTCACCTTCGATGAAAAAGTGGTGGATGAGGACAAGCAGAACCGCTGGGACACCACGCGCTACGTCACGTTCTCGCCCAACATTCGCGGCAAGTTTAAGTGGACCGGCGACCGGGAGCTGACCTTTTCGCCGCTGGAGCCCTTCCGCCCCAGCACCGTTTTCTCGGCCAGCCTGCGGCCCGAGGCGCTGCCCAGCGACAAGCAGAAGCTGGCCCTGAACCGGCCCAAATTTCACACGCCGTATTTGAGCATGGCCGCGCCGCAGGTGTTCTACGGCAGCTCGAAGCGGGCGGCGGGCACGGCAGAATTGCGCGCCAACCTGGTTTTTAACTACCCGGTGCGGCCTTCGGATGTGAAATCGCGGCTGAAGGTGACGCAGGGCGGCAAGCCCGTAGCGGTGGAAGTAAACTCGGCCGAGCCCGACGATATGGTAGCCGTCACTTTTATGCAGGACGTGCAGCCGGGCACGCCCGTGCAGATTGACATTGCGCCCGGCCTGCGCCCGGCGGCCGGCACCAAGGCCACCGAACAAACCCTCTCGGCCCAGGCCGAAATCCCCGACCAAAGCACGCTGGAAGTGCGCGAGCTGACGGGCTCGCTGCTGAACGGGCAGCCGGTGGTGACGGTACTGCTCAACCAGCCGGTGCGGGTGGCCGACGTGCAACCCTACCTCACGGTGAAGCCGGCGGTGGCGTTTTCGGTGGAGGCGCTGGAAAGCGGGCTGGCCCTGCGCGGCGGCTTCGAGGTAGGCAAAACCTACCAGATTTCGCTGGCCGCCGGCACGCGCGGCGTGCTGGGCGGCAGTTTGGGCGAGGAATTCAGCCAGGCCGTGTCGTTTGGCGACGAGCGGCCGAGCCTCACCTTCACCAGCTCCGACAAGGCCATGTACCTCGACGCGCTGGGCGCCCGCAACCTGGGTTTGCGCATCAACCAGGTGGCCAAGGTGAAGGTGACCATTGCCAAGGTGTACGCCAACAACATTCAACAGCTGCTGCGCGGCGAAAAGCAGTACGGCTACCCCGAATACGACGAGGACGAGCCCCGCGAATCGAACACCGACGAAAACGGCGACTACATCGACCGCAGCTTCCAGTACTACGACACCGAGAACATCGGCAACGTGCTGTCGGAACGCACCATTTCCGTCGATGCCCTGCCCAAAGACGGCGGCCTGCGCCTGCTGAACCTGGACCTGAAGGCGTTGGAGTTTCAGGGACCGATGAAGGGCTTGTACGTCATCCGCGTGCAGGACACGGAGCGGCAGTGGCTGCAGGTGAGCAAGCTGGTGGCCGTGACCGATATCGGCCTGATTGTGAAGCAGGGCGCCACGGCCGGCACCACGGTGTTTGCCAATTCCATCCGCACGGCCGAGCCCTTGAGCGGCGTGACGGTGAACCTCGTGAGCTCAAACAACCAGGTGATTAGCACGACCACGACGGACAAATCCGGCGTGGCGCAGTTCGACTCGGCAGCCAGCATGAAGCGCTTCACACTGGGCATGATTACGGCCACGAAGGAGGCCGACTTTTCGTTCCTGGACTTGACCAAAAGCCGGGTCGAAACCTCGCGCTACGAGGTGGGCGGGCTCACCTCGAACGCGGCGCACTACCAGGCTTTTCTGTACGGCGACCGCAACCTGTACCGGCCCGGCGACACGGTGCGGACCAACGCCGTCATCCGCACCGAGGACTGGAAGACGCCGCCCACCGGCCTGCCCGTGAAAATCCGCCTCCTGCTGCCCAGCGGCAAGGAATACAGCAGCCTGCGCCAGAAGCTGAGCGCGGCGGGCAGCTTCGAGAGCAGCTTCATTTTGCCGCCCACCATCATGACCGGCCTCTACACGCTGGAAGTGCTGACCGGCAACGACGTGCTGCTGACTTCGCGCCCCGTGAGCGTGGAAGAATTCATCCCCGACCGCCTGAAGGTGACCGTGACGGCCGCCCCCGCCGTGCTCCGGCCCGGGCAGGACGTGACGGCCAGCATCGCGGCCGTGAACCTGTTTGGCCCGCCGGCGGCCGACCGCAAGTTTGAGGTCGAATTCTCCTTGAAGCAGAAAAACTTCGCGCCCAAGAATTACCCCAACTACAGCTTCACCATCAACAGCGGCGAAAAGCGCCGCACCCTGGACGAAGACGGCGAGGAAAGCAGCGAAAGCGCCCTCACCGCGCGCTTCGAGAAAACCGTGCGCGAGGGCGCCACCGACGCCGCCGGCCGCGGCACGGCCACCTACACCGTGCCCGACTACCGCGACCTGGGCACGCTCGAAGGCGTGGCCTTCGCCACGGTGTTCGACGAAACCGGGCGGCCCGTGAACCGCCTCGCCACCTTCGACGTGCAGACGCAGGCCGCCATGTTCGGCATCGCCAGCCTGCCCGACCTCATCAGCACCCGGCAGGCCCTCACGGTGAAACTGCTGGCCCTCACGCCCGCCGGCCGCCCCACCACGGCTCAGGCCGAGGTGAAGGTGGTGCGCAAGCTCTGGGAAACGGTGCTGGAGCGCCAGGGCGGCCGCTACGTGTACCAGTCGCAGCGCCGCGAGCAAACCATTCTGAGCCAAACCCGCCCGGTGGGGGCCGAAACCAGCTTCTCGTTCACGCCCGTGTACTCGGGCGAGTACGAGGTGCGGGTGAGCCGGCCGGGCGCCGCCACCTACGTCACGCAGCAGTTCTACGCCTACGGCTACGGCGACACGCAGGCCAATTCCTTCGAGGTGAACAACGAGGGCGCCGTTACCATCGAGGCCGACAAGCCCAGGTACAACCCCGGCGAAACCGCCCGCCTGCTGCTGAAAGCGCCCTTCGCCGGCCGCATCCTCGTGACGGTGGAGCGGGCCAACGTGCTCGACCATTTCTACGTGAGCACCGACGGCAAGGCGGCCGAGGTGAAGGTGCCCATCAAGGGCGAGCACGTGCCCAACGTGTACGTGACGGCCACGGCCGTGCGCGCCCTCGACGGCCGCGACCACCTGCCCCTCACCGTGGCCCGCGGCTTCCTGCCCCTGACGGTGGAAAAGGCCGACTCGCGCCTGCCGCTGGCCCTGGCCGCGCCGGCCGCCAGCCGCTCCCAAACCTGGCAAACCGTGGAAATCAGCACCGCCCCGCGCGCGCAGGTCACGCTGGCCGTGGTGGACGAGGGCATTTTGCAGCGCAACAACTACCAGACGCCCGACCCGCACGCCTACTTCTACCAGAAGCGCGCCCTCGAAGTGGCGGCCTTCGACGTGTATCCGTTCATTTTGCCGGAGCTGGGCACGAGCAGCAGCGGCGGCGACGCCGCCGACCTGCGCCGCCGCACCAACCCCGTGCCCAACCGCCGCGTGAAGCTGGTGTCGAAATGGAGCGGCGTGCTCACCGCCGACGGCGACGGCAAGGTGCGCTACCGGGTGCGCGTGCCGCAGTTCAGCGGGACGCTGCGTATCATGGCCGTGGCCTATAAGGACGATGCGTTCAGCTCGGCCGAAGCCACGATGAAGGTAGCCGACCCGGTGGTGATTTCAACGGCGCTGCCGCGGTTCATGAGCCCGGGCGACACGATTGACGTGCCGGTGACGCTGACGAATACGACGAGGAACAGTTTGAGTGTTAAGGTTGGCCGCTTGTTACAAGGCCCTATTAAAGCCTTAGTAGATACCAGACCGGAAGTTTCTCAGATTTATCAGGCACCATTTGAGGCTCGAGAAGAAAGCTTAGTACTTGAGCCAAGCAGAGAGGGTCGTAAATCCTATAAATTCATTGCGACTGGTATCGGTAACGCTACTATCGTTATTTATGTCAAGTCGCCGAATGGAAAAACCAGCGAGAAATTCTCCGAAACCATCGAACTCCCCGTCCGTCCCGCCGCCTCGCTCGAAAAGCGCACCGGCAGTGGCGTGCTGGCCGGCGGCACCACGCTCCCGCTCAATCTGAAAACCGATTTCCTGCCCGCCTCGCTCACCAGCCGGCTGGTGGTGAGCCGCTCGCCGCTCACCGAGTTCAGCAAGGACCTGCGCTACCTGCTGCAATACCCCTACGGCTGCCTGGAGCAAACCGTATCGGCCGCCTTCCCGCAGCTCTACTACGCCGATTTGGCCGCCACCTTGCAGCAGAAAACCGGGGCCGCCGCCAAATCCCAGCGCTACAACCCCAACTACCACGTGCAGGAAGCCATCCGCAAGCTGGAGAGCATGCAGCTCTACAACGGCAGCCTGAGCTACTGGCCGGGCGGCGACTACGACAACTGGTGGGCCACCGCCTACGCCGCCCACTTCCTGCAGGAAGCCCAGCAGGCTGGCTTCGCGGTGAATAAATCCGTGCTCGACAAGGTGCTGAAATACCTGGCCTTCCGCCTCAAAAAGCGCGAAACCGAGCCCTATCAGTACTTCGACGTGAGCAACATCGCCCGCCAGCGCACGATAGCCAGCCGCGAAATCGCCTACTCGCTCTACGTGCTGGCCCTGGCCGGCCGCCAAGACCCCGTGGCCCTGAACTACTACCGCGCCAACCGCCCCCTGCTCACCGAAGATTCCAAAGTGCTGCTGGCCTGCACCCAAAGCCTGCTCGGCAACCAGCGCGCCTTCCGCGAGCTGCTGCCCACTAAGTTCGGCAGCGAGCGGGCCGCCCGGCGCGCCCTCGACGGCTCGTTCTACTCCCCCATCCGCGACCTGGGCCTCATCCTCAACGCCCTCGTCAGCACCGACCCCAACAACCCGCAAATCCCCGGCATGGCCCGCCAGCTCAGCCGCCAGATGAAGGCCGCCTACTGGCTCAACACGCAGGAAACCTCCTTCGCCCTGCTGGCCCTCGGCAAAATAGCCCGCCAAAACGCCCGCAGCACCGCCACCGCCAGCCTGTTCCTCGACGGCAAACCGGCCGGAAGCTTCACCGGCAAAGACCTCACCCTGCGCAACGTAGCCAACCGCAACGTGAGCATCCGCAGCGCCGGTAAAGGCAGCCTCTACTACTTCTGGGAAACCGAGGGCATCTCGGCCAGCGGCCAGGTGCACGAGGAAGACTCCTACCTGAAAGTGCGCCGCCAGTTCCTGACCCGCGACGGCCTGCCGCTGGGCACGCCCACCTTCCGCCAGAACGACTTGGTGGTGGTGAAGCTGACCCTGGAAGCCGGCGAAGCCGTCGGCGTCATCAAGAACGTGGCCGTGACCGACCTACTCCCCGCCGGTCTCGAAATCGAGAACCCGCGCATTGGCCCCTTGCGCGAGCTGAGTTGGGCGAAGGATGCCAACACGCCGGATTATCTGGATGTGCGGGATGACCGGATTAACCTATTCGCCACCGCTACAGGCACGCCGCAGCATTTTTACTACCTCTGCCGCGCCGTGAGCAAGGGCACCTTCAAGCTGGGCCCGGTGAACGCCGATGCGATGTACAACGCGGAGTACCACAGCTACAACGGGGCCGGCGTGGTGCGCGTGCAGTAG